Part of the Falco biarmicus isolate bFalBia1 chromosome 4, bFalBia1.pri, whole genome shotgun sequence genome, CCACTGACCTGTGTGGTTTGCTTTGAGgagtgaaagaaagagaaaaaaacattataaaaCATGTAGAAATGGAGCAATATTCCTGTGTGCTGCAAGCTCTGCCGGGGAGCAGATGCtagctgccttttttcttctggatgaATTTATTtaactgcaaagaaaactgctgttgctgtggcatTGACAGATGGAGCTGTACATAGACTTGGGGCAAGAGGGAATGTTGAGGGGAGCATTTGAGAAGGCAGGGAGTCCATGCTGGTAGCAGCACTTGCCCTGCCAGGGGACCGAGCAGGGCTTTgggagggggtgctggggagtTCCTTGTATTGCTTCTCTGCACGAGCAGCTGTATCAGGCTTACCTGGATGATGACTGTAATGAGAGAAGGTTTCTTGTTGGGCAtgcatccccaggagagcatcTAAAGTGTATGTAGTGACCTGGAACAACGTTGCTGCATATTTGGGATTCAGATGATACAGGGCAGCGTGAGGATTGCTAACACGGACGAAAGAGCGCGACTGACTTTGCCTCTTTATTTTGGTAGCTAGGTAAATAGCTAAGGGTTGAGGCTCTTGTGTCTGCTTACCCTTGAGCAAACAGTACTTCAATAAGTGCAAAACCAAACCTGCAACATTGGGAATGGCAGTTTCCTGCTGACACgcattttttcccaaaaggcAGGTGTCTGCTTCCTATCTGGGGCCATCTTTGTGCACGCTAGAAATAGTTCATGCACTTAGTGCAGTGTTCAGAGTTTTGAAAGATGGACAGCAGTGTCTGGTACACACCTGGGCTTCTTGACCTTCCTGAATTTTTTCAGCGGTTGATctccaaaagcttttcttctctccttttctcttctggtATGCTTTCCACCTCTTCTCCAGAGgcctgttttccctttctgtttctttgcttttcattttcctgaaatgaaagaCCCTGCAAACTTTGATATTCCACAGTGTTATTAAAGAGGTAAAACCACGATCAACTGGACAAAGGGAGCTCATTTTaccttctttcctctgaaaggCTCATCAGCTGTTCCAGGTCTACCGAGGAGTCTGCTGTGCTCTCGGGGGTGGTTGGAGGCAAAGCGCCTGAACCGGAAAGGTTGAAGTTGACAGGTGGCAAGACACCTAGAGTAGTAAGCTACTGTTTTCCAAATTGCTACCTTAGCTCCTCAAATAAGATCCCTTTGGTTGCTTTGCATTATCCACATTTTGCACAGTCATAAGATAggcttcaggagctctgatgaATTGGGATGATGGGCTGCCCCTTCTTGCGGGCTGGGGCACCACAAACTGGAGGGGTCTTGGAGGGTAGGACAGACCTCAGAGAAACGCGGGGAAAGGAGGGCAAGAAAAGCCTTGCCAGCTTCGTTCTGCTGGGgtttcttctgccttcctggGACACAGTTCTGCCGTTATCCCTTGGGCAGCATTATCCCATTCTGGGGCGtgagccttttatttttaaatctgcgATTTTGTATTTGACTTCTTGTAAGTATTTAGATTAAGCACATTCCCAATGCATCTGAGAAACaacctttctggtttttcttctctatcATTACAGGGTGGGAAAAGTCAAACAGACAAGGGATCTAATGACAGGAggaggcacagcagctgcttggaCCTATCAGAAACTACTGTCATACATGAGAAACGTGTCAGTGTTTGTTGGCCTGACATCCCTCTACTATTTCTGATTTCACCACCATACCTGCCCCTGCTTCTTTGTAGAGGATGAACAGAGAGGGTGCTGTGTGCAAGAAGTCTTTTGTCTGGGGCTCTGCGTTTGCTCCACCTGCACGGCTCCTTTGatcttccaaacacactcctGGAACACAAAAGCACGTGCAGCAAAGTGTCTTCGTGGAAGTGGACAACACCTAAACCAAAATCCACCAGCAGCACAATAAGGAATAGGACCAGAGTCCCCAGATTTTGAAAACCCTCAACCCCTCCTCATACCTGCGCACCTGtccatgggtgctggcacctcctcggctgatggaggggagaggccggccacctcctccccaaagaTGTCCCCACAGTTTTCAATGAGGAACTCCACCAGCATGTTCACCTGCACACATCAAAGCCTTGGTCTCAGCCTACGAGTTTTCTCCCTTTGAGCCTCCCAGTTCTCCCTGCCAtccccctggggagggagggagggagcgagcagctgtgtggtgcgcagctggcagccctgctTGAACCACAGCAGCCTATGAGCAAAATAGTTAGCTGGTTGATGGTGAGAGTGCTCATTCTTCATCCTCCATCAGGCTACAGGCATCTCCCGTATCACATTGGGACAAACAAAAGCCTCAGCAGTCCGGCTGCTGTTGGAGctgctggaaaagctttttgggTAAGCCAACGTAATTGTAGTGGCCAGCGTGGCAGTTTGCTTTATACCATTGCCCTGCGTGTGGGCATCTAGAGAAACTGCCCGGCAGTCAGTGTGCAGGGATGACGGCCACAGGGGACAGCAAGCTGCAGGTGATGGTCAGCGGTGGCACTGTGTTTGCCTGTGTGTTGTCCTGGCTCTGAGCTAATGGCGCTGCTCCCCAATGGAGCATCCATCGAGCCTGAGCTGTGTCTTAGCCAGAATCCAAGCAGGAGCTGAGAGGACAGTGACACCTCCAGAGGTGCCATCCGGCCCCCACCTCCCTGTGTGACTGTGCTGCGGTGTGAGTCCTAAAGCTCAGCCATGATGCCCACTGACAAGGAGTCTGGGCCAAGGGATGATCCCAAAGTCCTCCCCTAGGACGCACCACCAAACAATATCTGCCTAGTCCCCAGTTATCACATGGCAGACGTAgtcagaagagaggaaagatcaTTTTATTGAGGACATCAActgcgggctgggggggtggtggcTACCCAGGAGCCCCAGGGCTTCAGGCAGGAAAACAGCACCTGCAACAATAAGAGCCAGGAAGCACTGCTAAAGCCACAAAGCCAGGACGAGGCGTGACTTGGTTGCCCTTGCTTTGGGGAACGCTTTACAAAGTGCCTTGAATCAGCGCTCCCGCCCAAAGGACTGGTTCTCTTCATTTACTCCAGCAGCCTCAGCAGACAATAAAAGCCTTACACAAGCAGCCTGCCACAGCAAGAAAGGATCTTCCTGACTTGCCGTTCAGTTCTCAAATGTTACGTTACTGCTTGTGGAACAGGGTTTAATAGGCTGTATTCCCAAGACCTCTGACTCCCCTTTACTGACCTGAGCCCCCGCATTCATGCTTTTCCCAAATGATATTCGTTCTAGTGTTTGGTCCACAGTTCCCCGTTCTAATATCTGATAGTGCATTCCACCACTTCATACATTGACTTTTCAATCGCTTTGTCCGTCTCTGGCCAGCCCCCTCACGGGGAACACGGAAATGCAGATCAGGACTCCCCACTTGCTTTGCAGTTAACTGTGTCTCTCACACACATCACACTCACCGGGCAGCCCTCAGCCACACAGGCAGCATGTTACAAGGTACCGTGCACTTACATACAACTCTAGGAATGCTGACAGTTTGCGTTAGCACACAAAGTACGTGTTTCAACGAACAACTGCCAAAAACCAAGTTCTGATTTTTTCTGGCGCTAAGCAGCATGTTAAGTTTTCAGCTATTCGCCTAGAATTgctagaatatttattttttttttactcacgATTCATATCTCCaattttgaacatgtaacagACAACACATagacaaacaagacacagagcacTATGTCAGTTGTTATGttctaggaattccccaaatCTTAAGACACCCTAAATGAAGTTTTCAGCTTCCCAGAGCTTAAGACTATCAAATactcaaaacaaagaataaatataaataccttttgTGTTGTGCAGTAGTCCTTACCCACCTGTGTGAGAAGTCGAGGTGTAGGGGAGTCTCACCAACAGGAGATCCAGTTGAGGGCTCAGAGGGTCCCCAGGCCCCTGAATTCCAGCACCAGCAGAGAGTTCTCCTGCCGGGCTCACCAAATTGAtgcacagagtaactgctcacagaccaattttgtctttaagcagcaaaggtatttatttcgtgcaaTGTCGGGGAGCTAGCCGATTCGCACCAAACTAGCTCCCAAGTTTTCAATGAAAcgttaggtattttatacagttttcctgagatgttacacaacatctttacatacatattcttTTGATTTGGACACCCAATCATTCCATTCATAATAGGGGGGGGATCTAGGTGGAATAgacctttccattttcttcaacgatttcctgacttggTCTCCTTCCCTCCTTAAGGTGCCCACCTTTTCTAGTTATTCAGACTAGCattgccttttatttatttatttgtatgtatgtttgtttgtttgtttgtttgtttgtttgtttattaagACCTTTCTTGGCTTTCTCCACACCCTGGGCTGGGCCCCTGATGGTCACGGTGTCACTGCCAGAGCCCTTGGTGGGGAAGTGGATGTGGACTCCACCACACTCCTCCACGATGGAGCGGATGAAGCGGCTTTTGGCACCAATGAGGGAATTGTGCAGTTTGGAAGGAATAGAGACCTCCACCTCTGTGCTGTTGGCCCAAGGGAGTACAGTACCAGCCTCTTCAGTCAagctgcagaaatgtgtttGCACCCACTCTGCTTACCCTCTAACTCCCAACCTTGCTAGGAGCTTTATAGATCTGGAAGAAATGCCTGAGCAGAGGGCTTTGAGACTGGCTACTCCTGACAGGAGCAGTCACAAACTTTGGTTCATGAGTCAAGAACAGACTGACGCATTtgtctcctccctgccctcacccaTTACAACCACGTCTTTATCTGTGTCTTCTAGCAACATTGTCAAGTCCCTCAACTGCAAAAGGCTAGTTGCTTCACTAACCAGCTCCTTCTGGATGGCAAGAATCCTGTGGCAAGCAACCTCACAGTTTGctctcttgcctgtgataacaatcGTCTCcaagttgctgttctttgctgggagatcaattttggtgttgctttctttacagatctgccacaacagaaaaaaaaaatcatctcagaagtgatgaagccaagagggggcagagaccaAGGAGAcagtaaaactgttggcctgagagacagaaaaacagagaagctgtttgatgggCAAACTGGAAGAGGCCTTCACAACAATTCAGTTCCAATTCCCATGCTGCACCTCCAGTATTGACTTCTAAGCTGCACCTCTAATGGCCCAAGAGAGACCACCCCCACTACACCTGTCAGTGCTCACAAATGTATCTTCATCGGACCTTCAAAGGAGGCCTAGCCCATCTTGTCAGTACCTTTGCATAGACTTCAGTCAATGCTTGCCCAAGTTTTTCAGGCTCGCCTCGCAGTATCACCGTCTCCGAGCTACTGTCAGTGGGTGGGATCTCGACAAAGACTCCAGTCTTCTCCAAGATCTCCTGCAGGGAATTCCCCTTGGGGCCGATGACATACTTCTGCTGGGACTTCTTCACCTCCACTGCAATGGTAGTAGTCTTCTTCTTCTGTAGGGGCAGAGACACTGAGGCATCAATCACAAGGGGGCGGGGAAGGACAAGAGCGACAGGAAGAGGCACAAGATGCAGTCAAACTCTGCAcccagcaaagagaaaagccaaGCTGAGCACAGTGGCTCAGCAGTACCCTAGCACCCCTTGGACCCCTGCCTACAGAAAGCCTTGTGCTCAAAAATTCACAGTGGAAGTACAAAACTAGCATGCTGTGTCAAGCTCCCTGGGACACGGCATGGAAGAgaccacaaacacacacagacatgtcGTTGTCGTCGTCCCCGTCCCCCTGTTGCACAACAGGGTTCAACTCCCAGCCATCTCCCAGGCAGTGCTGTAATGCAACACTATGCAGGCTATAAGCTGATTATCTCTGTTGAAATCCAGACTGGTACAAATACAGACCTAACCACGAGGAAAAACAGCCCAGCAACCCACAACAAGGATATTCACAGCAGCGCTGGCTGTGGGAAATAAACTGGAGTGACATTCACTCTTCAGCAACTTCTACTTAGGTAGCAACTTTGATACTGTCAGCTGGCCACCACTGTAGACTTCacacttctttccttccttagTAGCACCGGTGTGAACAAGAGCCAGGGGAGCTCTTGGTGGCCTGCTAATTCCCACAATACAGAAAAGTGAGAAATCTGTCACCTCCCTGATAGTATCAGCCCAGCTCCTACTCTGCTGAGTGAGGAAACAGTAAGATTCAGGGTCATGTACTGCAAGGGCTGCTGAGCCAGATGCAACAGAGGGATgcacaaaagcagaacaagaagGGAAGAGTGCCTAGGAGCAGGTGCCAGGGGAAGGTGGGAAGCTTTATGGACCATCCGTACCTTCTCCTCATAGATCTTCTTAACGCGAGCCACAGCCTGGGCTAGGTGCTCCTTTTCTCCGCTGAAGACTATCTCTGTCTTGTTGACACTGGGTGGAGGAATGTTGATGCGTGTCCCTGTGTCCTGCATGAGCTCCCTCACCAGCTTGTTGTAAGGGCCGGCAATGAAAGGGTGGTACACTTTCTCCACGTCCAGCCGCTCCACGGCACGCTTATCCTGGAAGAGCCCACAACAGACCTTGGTGGGAACTGCCCTCTATATTACAGtctctgccaggcacagctaAGTTCCCAGGGGTGTCCTGCTTGACACTCTGGCCCAAGCAACCTTCTCAGTTTGCGGGCTTGTAGATCTCCACCTCTTTCAAGCTACAAatgcagttgctgctgctgctccttatTTACGATATTCACTCCTGTGATCTCCTGCCTTATCTCAGCTGGCACCTAAGACGCGTTGCTTCAACTATTAAATGCTTGTTTTGACTTCAGAGATGGACAAAACGCAGCACAAGAAGTTTCAGGACCTGGCAGTGGTGCTCATACAGCCAGTGAGTGGCACAGTATACGTCTCCGTTCAGGCTAACGTTAGCCACTGACTGTAGCCACGGTGGCTGCAAACTCCGACTATACCGTGGGGAAGCAAAATGGCTGACCAGCTAATGCCATGAGAGAGATCATACTGAGGTACCTGCTCAGCGGAGATAAGCAGGATCTCGTGCCGGGCCTCCTCAATCCCTTCTTTAGTGCCGCTGATCTTGATCTGGTTGCTGGGGTCATCTGGGCGGGGAAACTGCATTTTGGTTGCAGTTTTGAGCTTCAGGTCCTGCAGCTTCTCACCCTTCTTTCCAATGACAAAATGGTGGTGCTCCTTGGGGATGGCAACTGTCGCTGaagcctgcagcagaagaaCCAAGCATCTGTGAAAAGCCTTGCCTGCACTGGCAGATCCACAGGAACAGAGCCAGGGAAAGCAAGGTAGTTGCAGCTCAGTGGTACTACTGAGGAGCAAACACAACGCCTTCCCAGCACATTCTGTCTGAGGGCTGACACTGTACCAGTTGATCTACAGTGCCTCCATGCCAGGAGTATAAACCCCACCTTTCCCTCAAAACCCTTCTGTTTGCACAGGAGCAGTACTCTGAATTAGCAAAGGCCTTCCGACACAGACGAGGAGGTGCCTCTCCTCCAGTGTAAGATACTGCATCAGTACACCAGACAACAACTGAGATGACAGCTCACAGGTGGAGTTTATCTGAACTCTGACATCTGCTGCCAAGGTTACAGAGAACAAGACATACAGTATGACtcctaggaaagaaaaattcaacaCCAGAAACCCactgcaggaggcaggcagctaGCAGATGCTTACCGCTACTTAAGTGCTAAGGTGTCTTCAAGTGTAGCGCATGCTGCTCCTGGGACTGCTTCTAGAAGGGCCCACATGGAAAAAGGGTCCTTCTGTGTGCTTCTCTCAATCTACCATTAAAGGGCTGGTCTATACAAGGGCTTCCTGacttcttcccttctcactGAGTTTTTACAGGTCTGGTAGCTGATGACTGCTATCATGCTCCTGATCCCTCTGATTAGGTAACCACTAACAGCAATCAGACAATGAAAATGCAAgctataatggaaaaaataaaagatgaagaaaagatcACTCGGTGTGacttttcagctctgtgttCCTGTCCTGAAGCCAGCCAAGCCTAAGAGAAGCTGGAATACAGACACACCTTCCAGACCTGGGAACAGGGCAGTAGGAGGTATATTTGAGAACAGTGGCTCATAGATCTGTGGAGGTATGACCTGactgttttttcagatgcaCATTGTGGATGTAGGGTTTTGTTCCCTCCGGCAGGGTATGACACAGGGGCTGAACAGCACTAAGCAGACATGGTATTAACATTGCATTAACTACCTTTGGCATTATACTTTAAAACACACTGCAACACCTGGCTGCGATACATCCTAACAAGAGCTACTACCTTGACTATGAGCTCAAGAACCTTAAGGTAAGAGACTAAAACCTAGAGGACTGAAGCAACTGAAACAACAGGGTTGTGGCTCCTTACCAGTGTGCCTTGAGTTACACAATGCAGAACCCTGACCCCGAAGCTTTCGGCTTTTGGCAGGACTTccttttctctacttttttcTCCCAGAGTTCCACGTTCTCCTCTGAAGGACTTCAGGAAAAGCACAGTCCCGTTCTCACACACTACAAGCTTTGTGTGTGAGGCTCCTGCaccccctccagcaccagcacctcAGCACAAAGTTGTTGCAACTCAAGTGTTCCAGAGATTGCAGACTCCAAGCGTCATGCAAAACCACGGCCTGTAATTACCTTGGAACCCTATTTTAAGCCTCATTTCCATTCCAAGTTGCCAATTGGATGCTTTGAAAACGTATGGCGAAGCTGAATTAGTCACGTAACAACATACCTCTTTGGCTTACAAGCACACGTGCCCAAGGGTCTCAAAGCATTTGCGAGTCTtggggaaaagcaaagatgaagGCAGAAACAGTTAGATGCCCTCACCTGAGTCTGCAGTCGAGTGACAATCTGCTTCTGAGCCTTCGTGACTGCTTCCAGCTTGCCAGAGACCACGATCGAAAGGCCCTGGTCCTTTGCGAGAGACAGCTCCAGGTGAGCTCGTCTTCTGCATGATGTCAAGGCAGATCTTGGCCTGCTCGCCTTCTCCAAACTGATTCATGTCCTTGtatttcctctcctccagtggCACATGGAACACCTGCTCAGCCACGGGACAGACAAAAGCAGGGCACAGCAAGGTGTCAGTGTGCTTTTGATTGTCAGTGCCTCCCTCTCTTATTGCCATACAGGAGGACTTCACCGGTGTACTAAGTTCTCAGATTTAGGCGACCCATCAGCCTTTCCAGTGGAGACACCAGCTGCAGTACGAGGGCACCGCAGCAGGCAGTGTGTCCCAAACTGAGTGCCTTCCTAACGAACGTGCtactgggggggagggggaataCTTTAATGCATTAGCACTCACTCCTTGAATTCTGCAATCCTCCCTTCAGGCCTGTTCCAGCTATCTGTGCAACACGGATGCAGTGCTTTTTCTGGGCAGTTTTTCAACACATCCCTCCCCCTCCAGAGCAGTCCTAGCATTCAGCTGCGGTCTTCCTTGTGCCCCAGGGCAAAGTACAGCAAAGAGGCAGTTACTCTGACACACTAAGGGATTTCATACTCCAGGGAAAGCTTCACTTCACCTACTTTTTGGAGGGATGAAAAGGAGGGACATAAGACACCCACTCCCACCAACCTGAGTGATGACAGAAGCCTTTATTGGTCGGATTTCACTCCAGGGCCCAGCAGGTTCCTGGGCAGCTTCCAAACATGGTGCTTTCTCAGGGAGCGCAGGGAAGGCTTCCTCGTAGGTTGGAGgatccttctcttcttcagagTTTAAAGCTGTTACTGGGGTGAAGCAAACAAGGCAAATGAGATGCTCTCCCCACAGAAATGCCCCCATTCATAGGCAGTGCAACTCTATTGAGGCATCATCAACAAGGGACAACAAAGGACTTGTGCACTACTATTCATCCTGTTAAAGTTatgtgtggataactggctagctgaaaagggtcacatagacatagtccagctggctggacaaaaatgcacattgctctcagcttatctgaagtaaagcaaaatacactgtctttggctgtccttgttatacagtaacaggaagactttggtgggaaaagaatgttgcaggtgggaacagataactacagaagagaaacaaggggcgggcttggtatttaggcaactaaccaataatgagcttaacttttgtaatatgtatgagctaattataagaaggcataaaaggtgactgtaaggtgCA contains:
- the LOC130149129 gene encoding LOW QUALITY PROTEIN: vigilin-like (The sequence of the model RefSeq protein was modified relative to this genomic sequence to represent the inferred CDS: inserted 2 bases in 1 codon) → MGAFLWGEHLICLVCFTPVTALNSEEEKDPPTYEEAFPALPEKAPCLEAAQEPAGPWSEIRPIKASVITQVFHVPLEERKYKDMNQFGEGEQAKICLDIMQKTXAHLELSLAKDQGLSIVVSGKLEAVTKAQKQIVTRLQTQASATVAIPKEHHHFVIGKKGEKLQDLKLKTATKMQFPRPDDPSNQIKISGTKEGIEEARHEILLISAEQDKRAVERLDVEKVYHPFIAGPYNKLVRELMQDTGTRINIPPPSVNKTEIVFSGEKEHLAQAVARVKKIYEEKKKKTTTIAVEVKKSQQKYVIGPKGNSLQEILEKTGVFVEIPPTDSSSETVILRGEPEKLGQALTEVYAKANSFTVSLVSAPSCTEVEVSIPSKLHNSLIGAKSRFIRSIVEECGGVHIHFPTKGSGSDTVTIRGPAQGVEKAKKGG